A genomic segment from uncultured Marinifilum sp. encodes:
- a CDS encoding MFS transporter, which produces MKRNPNYPFAPKKFPIFYGWVSLIAGTLGVLCSIPGQTMGVSVFTDYLMESLQLSRDALSSAYLIGTVTSSFFLTYAGKIYDKFGARFTAIIAALGLTITLMLFSVSNKITAGISEFTDINFSVISFVCIALFFFFLRFSGQGVLTLASRNLIMKWFDQRRGLANSISSAFQSFGFAVSPLFIAMLIGKFNWNITYQILAVLTLLFIVFAFVFFRDNPEECGLIPDGKKLKPKVKSNPTFKTKKQYTLKEARNTWVFWVFALALSFNSFFITGFTFNVISIFDSCGLSEQKALSVFIPASVISIISAVIGNLVSDYIRLQKLLIIFLLGCLLATLGVAILEYPLGYYVLILGNGIMGGLFSVLAAITWPRFYGREHLGAISGLAMSMIVFSSAIAPLFFSRIFTLTGSYSLAGYIGVSTAILLLLFSVKAKNPQLC; this is translated from the coding sequence TTGAAAAGAAACCCTAATTATCCTTTTGCCCCTAAAAAATTCCCAATCTTTTACGGATGGGTAAGTTTGATAGCCGGAACACTCGGTGTACTTTGTAGTATTCCTGGGCAAACTATGGGCGTGTCGGTTTTTACCGATTACCTAATGGAATCTTTGCAATTAAGTCGCGATGCACTAAGCTCTGCCTATTTAATTGGAACAGTTACCAGCTCTTTTTTTCTTACCTATGCCGGAAAAATTTACGATAAATTTGGAGCCAGATTTACTGCAATAATTGCTGCCTTAGGCTTAACAATTACACTAATGTTATTCTCTGTATCCAATAAAATTACAGCGGGAATATCAGAATTTACAGATATTAATTTTTCTGTTATTTCCTTTGTTTGCATAGCCTTATTCTTCTTTTTTCTTCGATTTTCGGGACAAGGTGTTTTAACTCTTGCATCGCGAAATTTAATTATGAAATGGTTCGATCAGCGCAGAGGATTAGCCAATAGTATTTCGAGTGCTTTTCAATCTTTTGGCTTTGCAGTCTCCCCTCTTTTTATTGCCATGCTAATTGGAAAGTTTAATTGGAATATCACTTATCAAATTCTCGCAGTTTTAACTCTTCTTTTTATTGTTTTTGCTTTTGTTTTCTTCCGCGATAATCCCGAGGAGTGCGGCTTAATTCCAGATGGAAAAAAATTGAAACCCAAAGTAAAAAGCAATCCAACTTTTAAGACTAAAAAACAATATACCTTAAAAGAAGCTCGCAACACTTGGGTATTTTGGGTGTTTGCTTTGGCCTTAAGTTTTAATTCGTTTTTCATTACAGGGTTTACATTTAATGTAATTTCAATCTTCGATTCGTGTGGATTATCAGAACAGAAAGCACTAAGCGTATTTATTCCAGCCTCTGTAATATCAATTATTTCGGCTGTTATTGGAAATTTAGTAAGTGACTATATTCGCTTACAAAAATTGCTGATTATTTTCCTTTTAGGCTGTTTGCTAGCTACTTTAGGCGTAGCAATTCTTGAATACCCATTAGGGTATTATGTGCTAATTTTAGGAAATGGTATAATGGGAGGATTATTTTCTGTTTTAGCTGCAATTACATGGCCTCGATTTTATGGTAGAGAACATTTAGGTGCTATTAGTGGACTTGCAATGTCGATGATTGTATTCTCGAGTGCTATTGCACCTCTATTTTTTAGCAGAATTTTCACTTTAACAGGAAGTTATAGTTTGGCCGGATATATTGGTGTAAGCACTGCTATATTACTACTATTGTTCTCGGTAAAAGCTAAGAATCCCCAGTTGTGTTAG
- a CDS encoding ATP-dependent DNA helicase RecQ, whose amino-acid sequence MLKNLLKDNFGFSTFKPGQKEVISNILEGKSAIAIFPTGSGKSLCYQLPALQLAELTLVVSPLLALIKDQIDFLQSKNISAVRIDSSLSKEEEQDIMNGIRAKRHKILMISVERFKNERFRRFLKEIPISLMVVDEAHCISEWGHNFRPDYLKLPDYRNEFKAKQVLLLTATATPKVIEDMSTKFSIPKEQVSITGFYRSNLNLEVIPVTQSKKNDQLISLLSKRKNECGIVYVTQQKTAEVVSKILSSKGISSKAYHAGLKSEDREEIQNQFMDNKVNCVVATIAFGMGIDKSNIRYVIHYDLPKSTENYSQEIGRAGRDGKKSDCIVLANHDNVNVLENFIFGDTPDLLGIKQILTLIKKAETNWEIKLNTLPALCNIRILPIKTLLVYMEMRGIIKPLFSYFADYRFSLNSDEKSIIEKFQGERKKFIQAIFDHSQKARKWISVNFDTIIENYPTDRNRIVSALEYFDKQQLINLEAKLMVDVFAITNTSFDIDEIAQELYDSFKQKEEVEVNRIREMLSLFESKTCISKNLANYFGEYPEWEKCGHCSVCKSGSIKIENSNHLKALSEFDYEELCGQTIDKLENKYTNTLLTKFLCGINTPIFTRLKLKQSKYFSYLENYRFGDVLEWVNKNNK is encoded by the coding sequence ATGTTAAAAAATCTTTTAAAAGATAATTTTGGTTTTTCAACTTTTAAACCAGGTCAAAAAGAAGTAATTTCGAATATTCTGGAAGGAAAATCTGCCATAGCTATTTTTCCAACAGGCTCAGGAAAATCCTTGTGTTATCAATTACCAGCCTTACAATTAGCCGAGTTAACATTAGTGGTTTCTCCCTTATTGGCCTTAATTAAAGATCAAATTGATTTCTTGCAATCTAAAAATATATCGGCCGTACGTATTGACTCTTCTCTTTCAAAAGAAGAAGAACAGGATATTATGAATGGTATCCGCGCTAAGCGACATAAAATACTAATGATATCGGTTGAGCGATTTAAAAATGAACGTTTTAGAAGATTTTTAAAAGAAATTCCAATTTCGCTTATGGTAGTTGATGAAGCCCATTGTATTTCTGAGTGGGGACATAACTTTAGACCAGATTACTTAAAACTACCCGATTATAGAAATGAATTTAAAGCGAAACAGGTTCTTTTACTTACTGCAACAGCAACTCCTAAAGTAATTGAGGATATGTCGACTAAATTTTCAATTCCTAAAGAACAAGTTAGCATTACTGGATTTTATCGATCGAATTTAAATTTAGAAGTTATACCTGTTACTCAATCAAAAAAAAATGATCAATTAATATCCTTGTTAAGTAAAAGAAAAAATGAATGTGGTATTGTATATGTAACACAGCAAAAAACAGCAGAGGTAGTTTCTAAAATTTTAAGCTCGAAAGGAATATCTTCCAAAGCATATCATGCCGGATTAAAAAGCGAGGATCGCGAAGAAATTCAAAATCAATTTATGGATAACAAAGTAAATTGTGTAGTTGCAACAATTGCTTTTGGAATGGGAATAGATAAAAGTAACATTCGGTATGTAATTCATTACGATCTGCCAAAATCAACCGAAAATTATTCTCAGGAAATTGGAAGAGCTGGTCGCGATGGAAAAAAATCAGATTGCATTGTTTTGGCAAATCATGACAATGTTAATGTGCTTGAGAATTTCATATTTGGAGATACTCCTGACCTGTTAGGCATAAAACAGATTCTCACGCTCATAAAAAAGGCTGAAACAAACTGGGAAATCAAGTTAAATACACTTCCTGCACTATGCAATATTCGTATTCTTCCTATTAAAACCCTACTGGTTTACATGGAGATGCGTGGAATTATTAAACCTTTATTTAGTTATTTTGCCGATTACCGATTCAGCTTAAATAGCGATGAAAAAAGTATCATTGAAAAATTCCAAGGAGAGCGAAAGAAATTTATTCAGGCAATTTTCGATCATTCACAAAAAGCCAGAAAATGGATAAGTGTAAATTTTGATACTATTATTGAAAATTATCCGACTGATAGAAATCGAATTGTATCGGCATTAGAATATTTCGATAAACAACAATTAATTAATTTGGAAGCAAAACTAATGGTTGATGTTTTTGCAATTACTAATACTAGTTTTGATATTGATGAAATAGCACAAGAACTTTACGATAGTTTTAAACAGAAAGAAGAAGTTGAAGTGAACCGAATTCGAGAAATGTTAAGCCTGTTTGAATCTAAAACTTGTATTAGTAAAAATCTGGCTAATTATTTTGGTGAATATCCTGAGTGGGAAAAATGCGGACACTGTTCTGTTTGTAAGTCTGGAAGTATTAAAATTGAAAACTCTAATCATTTAAAAGCTTTAAGCGAATTCGATTATGAGGAATTATGTGGACAAACAATTGATAAACTAGAAAATAAATATACGAATACACTGCTTACCAAATTTTTATGCGGTATAAATACACCAATTTTTACACGCTTAAAACTAAAACAAAGCAAGTACTTTTCATATTTAGAAAACTATAGGTTTGGCGATGTTTTAGAATGGGTAAACAAAAATAATAAGTAA
- a CDS encoding MarR family transcriptional regulator, translating to MEKSDTKKKDLLKLDNQLCFSIYAASRLMIRMYQTYLDDLGVTYPQYLVLLILWEKEGVGVNEIASRLYLNTNTVTPLLKRMEQLKIIERNKCCNDERKVLICLTEKGKDLEKIAQKIPSCLIANNQYELDKTISLKSELDILIKQMIK from the coding sequence ATGGAAAAATCAGACACCAAAAAAAAAGACTTATTGAAATTAGACAATCAATTGTGTTTTTCGATTTATGCAGCATCCCGTTTAATGATTAGGATGTATCAAACTTATTTGGATGACCTAGGTGTTACTTATCCGCAGTACTTGGTTTTGCTAATTTTGTGGGAAAAAGAAGGCGTTGGTGTTAACGAGATTGCTAGTAGGTTATATTTAAACACAAATACTGTTACACCATTGCTAAAAAGAATGGAACAGCTTAAAATTATTGAGAGAAATAAATGCTGTAATGATGAGCGAAAAGTTTTAATTTGTTTAACAGAGAAAGGAAAGGACTTAGAGAAAATTGCTCAAAAAATTCCATCTTGTTTAATTGCAAACAATCAGTATGAGCTCGATAAAACAATATCCCTAAAGAGTGAATTAGATATTTTAATTAAACAAATGATAAAATAA
- a CDS encoding YkgJ family cysteine cluster protein: MNEKAREELTKYRRLRDEVSEVSNKLAALHKNEMACKKGCSDCCMNFQVLPVEYFSILEELKQNPPDAHKVLDEDAEGCNFLIDDLCQIYESRPFICRTHGLPLLFMNQEGDAWELSACPLNFTSFDDFHSENTFPQDTYNSKLFLINQEFVKNYKEEQFNDFDLISINRLVKDLKK; the protein is encoded by the coding sequence ATGAACGAAAAGGCAAGAGAAGAATTGACAAAGTATCGTCGGTTGCGAGATGAGGTAAGCGAAGTAAGTAATAAGTTAGCTGCTTTGCACAAGAACGAAATGGCATGTAAAAAAGGCTGTTCCGATTGTTGTATGAATTTTCAGGTTTTGCCTGTAGAGTATTTCAGTATTCTTGAGGAATTAAAACAAAATCCGCCTGATGCCCATAAAGTACTAGATGAGGATGCCGAAGGCTGTAATTTTCTAATTGATGATTTGTGTCAGATTTATGAATCTCGTCCTTTTATTTGTCGAACCCATGGTTTGCCTCTGCTTTTTATGAATCAGGAAGGCGATGCCTGGGAATTGTCTGCTTGCCCATTAAACTTTACCAGTTTCGACGATTTTCATAGTGAGAATACTTTTCCGCAGGATACCTATAATAGTAAGTTATTTCTTATTAATCAGGAGTTTGTGAAAAATTATAAGGAAGAGCAATTTAACGATTTCGATCTGATATCAATAAATAGATTGGTGAAGGATTTAAAAAAATAA
- a CDS encoding MATE family efflux transporter codes for MLKYISRFLKKEQTYSAVGRKLLKLAFPIIGSYLLHMTYNLTDMIWVGYLGSGAVAAVGSAGFFLHLGWAMASIVTVGANVKIAHSVGAKNMDDAARYSTSGLWGIGSIAILFTSVFLTFPEHFIGFFQMKDAAVNEMATSYLIISAFGIIVSFVNLLFISIFNAHGKTKISFKASVIGTLINIILDPLLIIVFEFGVEGAAVASIVGRTCSLVFFFITMKKFENIRFKGLFPKSSKLQTLFAVGTPAAIQRISFSIIYIFLARIIADWGPNAIAVQKIGVQIESITFMIVGGLMQAVTIMVGHSYGAKNLTEVPNIYRAGWRIAFLVAFVTTLIFLLLPQTLFSIFVPEQESILMGKDYLMILAVSQLFMCLEMISAGVFNGLGKTKIPATVSVIFTSLRLPGAYFLGFYTFLSLNGVWWSITGSSILKGLVLYFLLRTYFKNNTFGKF; via the coding sequence ATGTTGAAATATATTAGCAGATTTCTTAAAAAAGAGCAAACCTATTCGGCAGTTGGTCGAAAGTTGTTGAAGCTAGCTTTTCCAATAATAGGCTCGTATTTGTTGCACATGACCTATAATCTTACCGATATGATTTGGGTTGGTTATTTAGGTAGTGGAGCTGTTGCTGCTGTTGGATCGGCAGGATTCTTTTTGCATTTAGGTTGGGCAATGGCTTCTATAGTTACCGTTGGGGCCAATGTTAAGATTGCTCATTCGGTTGGCGCTAAAAATATGGATGATGCTGCACGATATTCTACCTCAGGCTTATGGGGAATTGGTAGTATTGCCATTCTTTTTACCTCGGTGTTTTTAACTTTCCCAGAGCATTTTATTGGCTTTTTTCAAATGAAAGATGCTGCGGTTAACGAAATGGCTACTTCTTATCTCATAATCAGTGCATTTGGAATTATTGTTAGCTTTGTTAATCTTCTTTTTATCAGCATTTTTAATGCGCATGGAAAAACAAAAATATCTTTTAAAGCTAGTGTAATTGGTACATTGATAAATATAATTCTCGATCCACTTTTAATTATTGTATTTGAGTTTGGAGTTGAGGGAGCAGCAGTTGCATCTATTGTAGGAAGAACTTGTAGTTTGGTATTCTTCTTTATTACTATGAAGAAGTTTGAGAACATCCGATTTAAGGGCTTGTTCCCAAAATCGAGTAAATTACAAACTTTATTTGCTGTTGGTACTCCCGCTGCAATTCAACGAATTTCATTTTCTATTATCTATATTTTTCTGGCACGAATTATTGCCGATTGGGGACCCAATGCCATAGCAGTTCAGAAAATTGGTGTTCAAATAGAGTCCATAACATTTATGATTGTTGGCGGATTAATGCAAGCTGTAACCATTATGGTTGGTCATAGTTATGGTGCAAAAAATTTAACCGAAGTTCCAAATATATATCGAGCAGGTTGGCGAATTGCTTTTCTTGTAGCATTTGTTACCACCTTAATCTTTTTATTATTACCCCAAACATTATTCTCAATATTTGTACCCGAACAGGAAAGTATATTAATGGGAAAGGATTATTTAATGATTTTGGCTGTTTCACAGTTGTTTATGTGTTTGGAAATGATATCGGCAGGAGTATTTAATGGCTTAGGAAAAACAAAAATACCGGCTACCGTTAGTGTTATTTTTACTTCTCTTCGTTTACCAGGGGCTTATTTTTTAGGCTTTTATACCTTCTTAAGTTTAAACGGAGTTTGGTGGAGTATTACAGGAAGTAGTATATTAAAAGGACTTGTCCTTTATTTTTTATTAAGAACTTATTTTAAGAACAATACATTTGGTAAATTCTAA